The genomic stretch TTTTCCCCCAGGAAAGCGGCCGACATGGTCTTATTGCCTTCCATAAACCGGTCGGCATGCATGCAAACGAGTTCGTTGCCGGCAAGGGCATCATTTATTGCGTAAATATGCGAAAGATCGTTTTTAATAACGATGATCTTCATCACCCGCTTCCCGGTCACCCCTTCCAGGTATTCTTTTATCTGTTCATGTTCGCCATCGTACAATACAATATTCACCGGGGTTTCCAGCCTCCTGAATAAATGACCGGCCACATCCCAGTTGCCGATATGGGCGCTGAGCAATATGCCGCCTTTTTTTTGTGCGGCGATCTTTTGCAGGTTTTCCTCTCCATCAAAATCAAAGCTGAAATTATTTCTGATCCCCGACATCACCACCACTTTATCAATGATGCTTTGACCGAGCATATAATAATTCATGTACAGTTTTCTTACAGAAGAGATCTTCCCATAACCAAGCCGGTAGTGATATAAATGATAGATCTGCCGCGATGATCTGTAGGAAAACAGGAAGTAATAAGGCACCACAAAGTGCAAAAGGAAGTAAGCAGGCAAAACACCAAAAGTCCGTAATACCCATACAAAGATGCGGTACCCCAACGGGGTTCCTTTTGATTTTCCATGCCAGGAAGACATTATGCCATTTCTTTAGAATTCACACGGGAGATCACGTAGTCGCAAAAATCCCCGAAAGTGGCTATGTTGGTAAAATCTTCGGGTTTGACCTTAAAGGCAAAATTGCTTTCGATAACCACCACCAGGTCGATATAATCCAGACTGTCTAAGCCCAGGGTTTCTTTTAAATTGGCTTCGGGTACAAGTTTTTCTGCTTCCACCTCAAATTCCTCGATAAGGAATTCGTGAATTTTCTCAATAATTTCTGTATTCGTCATAGCAGTTTTTTAATTCAGTTTTCGGATGATCAGGGAGGAATTCGTTCCTCCGAATCCAAAAGAGTTGGACAAAAATACAACTATATCTTTTTCTATGGCACTTTTTGCAATATTGAGTTTGGCCGAATCCTCATCCGGGTTCTCAAAATTGATATTGGGCGCCACAAAGGAGTTTTGCATCATGAGCAATGAATAAACGATCTCACTGGCCCCCGCCATCCAGCATTCATGGCCGGTCATGGATTTTGTTGAACTTACCAACGGTTTGTACTGCCCAAAAACTTCATCAATCGCCCTTGCCTCGCTGGCATCGCCCGCCGGCGTTGATGTGGCATGTGCATTTATATAATCAATTTCCTTTGCATCTATCCCGGCGTCTTTCAATGCCCTGTGCAATGACCGGACCGGACCCTCAACGGTTGGGTTTGAAATATGGCCGCCATTGGATGAGAACCCATAACCGATCACTTCGCCCAGGATCTTCGCCCCTCTTTTTTGTGCCGACTCCAGGCTTTCCAGTATAACCGTTGCAGCACCTCCGCTGGGGATCAATCCATCCCGGTCCCGGTCAAACGGGCGGGAGGCACGGGTTGGATCCGATTCCCGGATCGAAAATGCAGAGAGGGCATCAAAGGTTCCCATGGATAAATGGTTTATCTCCTGGGCGCCCCCGCAAATGATACAATCCTGTAAACCCGTTTTTATAAAGTGATAACCAAGGCCTATGGAATGAGACCCGCTGGCACAGGCTGCACTGATCGTAAAATTTATACCCCTCAGTTTAAAGATGGTTGCCAGGTTCATGGTCACGGTCGAGTTCATGGTTTGAAAAACCGCTCCCGAGCCTACCAGCGTGGTATCTTTTTTCTCCCGGATGATATCATCCGCTTCTATCACCGCTTTGCCCGAACTGTCGTTACCATATAAGATCCCGATCTCGTTCGCCTGGATATGATCGGCATCAATACCGGCATTTGCCAACGCTTCGATGGTGGCCAGGTACGCATATTCCCCCTGCTCAGGCAGCATGATACGTGCCCGCCGGTCTAATTTTCCTTTCAGGTCGGGTTTATCTACATAGCCGGTCAGCCCCGAACGGTAACCATACTCTTTACGCACCGGGTCGAGTATGATACCGGACCTTCCTTTGTACAGCGAGTCCCTTACCTCTTCGAGGTTCTTTCCTATGCAGGAATAAATACCCATGCCTGTTATAACTACCCTGTTCATAATTTTTTATGTCATTGGATATTAGTCACTAGTCACTGGTCATTGGTAAGTCTCTTTGGGTTTAGTGGTCTCCCAATGACTTAATGACTCAATGACTCAATAACTAATTCACCATCAGGTATACAACCCGCCATTCACAGAAATAACTTCCCCGGTTATATAAGAAGCCCCTTGTGAAGCCAGGAACCCAACCGTTTTTGCCACTTCTTCGGGTGAACCAAACCGTTTTACCGGTATCATGGCCTTCAGTTCATTCTCATTCAGGTCACTGGTCATATCTGTCTTAATAAATCCCGGCGCCACCGCATTCACGGTGATCCCCTTCCGGGCTATCTCCTGTGCCAGGGCCTTGGTGGCGCCTATCACGCCGGCTTTGGCCGCGGAATAATTGACTTGCCCCGCCATTCCCTTTATGCCCGAAAGGGAAACAATATTAATGATACGGCCATATTTTTTCATCAGCATACTGTTCACCACCAACCGGGTAACATAAAAGAACCCGTCAAGACTGGTGTTTACCACCCGGTCCCATTGTTCATCTTTCATCCACATCATCAGCCCGTCGTCCCGTAAGCCGGCATTATTCACCAGCACTTCGATCACTTTATCTTCATTGGCTTCCATCCAGCCGCCCAGTTTGCTGTTTATCTGTTCCTTGTCCGAAACATCAAACCGGATGATCTCTCCATCCATCCCTTTCTCTTTTACAAGGGCAAGGGTTTGCAATGCTTCCGTTTCATTCGATCTGTAATTGATGAGCACATTATATCCCATCCCGGCCAATTCAATACAAACAGCCCTTCCAATACCTCTTGAACCTCCCGTTACTAATGCAAATTTCATCTGAATTTATTATTTGGCGGTAATATTATTTGCCGGTACCATTTATTAATTGGTTGCTTTCTTTTCAACAAATCAGGAAGTAATTTGTTCCGGTACGATCCCTAATTTGAAGGAAATAACAGGGTCGGCCTTCTCAAAATAGTTTTTGATCCTTTCCAGGTCTTTGTATTTGGGTTTGTCTTCAATAAAGCTGGGGAATATCTTTCTCACTTCCGAATAAATATGATGGGTCTCGGAGGAGAGCCGGTCGGTGCATTTCAGGTAATCGATCGCCTGCAGCACCGTCATCATCTGTATGGCAAGCACTTCAAACGAATTGTTGATGACCCGCCTGGTCATCAACGCAGCATTACAGCCCATGCTTACAATGTCCTGGTTGTCGTTGTTATTCGGTATGCTGTGTACATACATGGGAAAAGACATGGTCTGGTTCTCGGCCACCGTGGAAGTTGCCGTAAACTGCATCCCCTGCATCCCGAAGTTGAAGCCCAGTACACCCAGGTTCACAAAGGGCGGGAATTTCTGGTTCAGCTTTTCATTCAGTAAATAATTCAGCTGCCTTTCCGAAAGCATGGACAGCTTGGTAACAGCGATCTTTAATTTATCCATCTCCAGCGAAACATAATCGCCGTGGAAATTGCCGCCATGAAAAATATTCTGGTTCTCGTGATCGATCACCGGGTTATCATTGACCGAATTGAGTTCATCCACCACCACTTTTTCTGACTGGCAGATGGTATCGTAAATGGGGCCCAGCACCTGGGTAACACAGCGCAATGAATAGTACTCCTGCACTTTGTCCTGGAAGACCTCCTGGTCGAGTTT from Chitinophagaceae bacterium encodes the following:
- the fabG gene encoding 3-oxoacyl-ACP reductase FabG codes for the protein MKFALVTGGSRGIGRAVCIELAGMGYNVLINYRSNETEALQTLALVKEKGMDGEIIRFDVSDKEQINSKLGGWMEANEDKVIEVLVNNAGLRDDGLMMWMKDEQWDRVVNTSLDGFFYVTRLVVNSMLMKKYGRIINIVSLSGIKGMAGQVNYSAAKAGVIGATKALAQEIARKGITVNAVAPGFIKTDMTSDLNENELKAMIPVKRFGSPEEVAKTVGFLASQGASYITGEVISVNGGLYT
- a CDS encoding acyl carrier protein, which produces MTNTEIIEKIHEFLIEEFEVEAEKLVPEANLKETLGLDSLDYIDLVVVIESNFAFKVKPEDFTNIATFGDFCDYVISRVNSKEMA
- a CDS encoding beta-ketoacyl-[acyl-carrier-protein] synthase family protein, producing MNRVVITGMGIYSCIGKNLEEVRDSLYKGRSGIILDPVRKEYGYRSGLTGYVDKPDLKGKLDRRARIMLPEQGEYAYLATIEALANAGIDADHIQANEIGILYGNDSSGKAVIEADDIIREKKDTTLVGSGAVFQTMNSTVTMNLATIFKLRGINFTISAACASGSHSIGLGYHFIKTGLQDCIICGGAQEINHLSMGTFDALSAFSIRESDPTRASRPFDRDRDGLIPSGGAATVILESLESAQKRGAKILGEVIGYGFSSNGGHISNPTVEGPVRSLHRALKDAGIDAKEIDYINAHATSTPAGDASEARAIDEVFGQYKPLVSSTKSMTGHECWMAGASEIVYSLLMMQNSFVAPNINFENPDEDSAKLNIAKSAIEKDIVVFLSNSFGFGGTNSSLIIRKLN